Proteins encoded together in one Ipomoea triloba cultivar NCNSP0323 chromosome 4, ASM357664v1 window:
- the LOC116016758 gene encoding probable serine/threonine-protein kinase DDB_G0280111 gives MWRFKPFMAKEQTGLEGRTIDIGNLKVQVRNIIAEGGFSCVYLARDVIHGSKHYALKHIMCNDEESMELVLKEINVMKSLKGHPNIVTLCAHSIFDMGRTKEALICMEYCEKSLVSVLEGRGSGYFEEKQILTMFRDICNAVFAMHCQSPPIAHRDLKAENLLLGPDGLWKLCDFGSTSTNHKRFEKPEEMGIEEDNIRKHTTPAYRAPEMWDLYRRELINEKVDIWALGCLLFRICYFKSAFDGESKLQILNGNYRIPESPKYSSSIVDLIRDMLQSSPDARPDITQVWFRVNSLLPDGLQKSLPDRSPEMMLQSTDSHEGIPRTASKSNPVPRRTAPPPPTATDVNRNPSPSHNPGMAGAGPGGPLGAFWNTQHAKDAAPDDKTRPKYDEELTSYGSSRNDRTSPSKAVNRARDGSSKDFEINFFPNSSGQNDESHTSKKAEGVPVQGDKFNAFIAEFSSAKQSSGSNSKKSGKEDLLEAEVEKLKEQLTHTNMEKAEISSKFEKLSAICRSQRQEIQELKQALAAKTPSPNRDTLRNQSSPSNQTFSTPQRESIEGTVWELQQGMLNQSSSSPDPTPWQAFADDGPKPPPSNTPRSMRTRNNQPPNTQVSEANSTASAWGFGTDSFTAVPSATSQMNASFSDRNNSQRFGDKRVDNKSPSQPAGWAGF, from the exons ATGTGGAGGTTCAAGCCTTTCATGGCTAAGGAACAGACTGGGCTTGAAGGCCGCACCATTGATATTGGCAATCTCAAAGTTCAAGTTCGCAACATAATAGCAGAAGGCGGATTCTCTTGTGTTTATCTAGCCCGAGATGTAATCCATGGCTCAAAACATTATGCGTTGAAGCACATCATGTGCAATGATGAAGAATCTATGGAACTAGTGTTGAAAGAGATCAACGTCATGAAATCACTTAAGGGGCATCCTAATATTGTTACACTTTGCGCCCATTCTATCTTCGATATGGGGCGCACTAAGGAAGCTCTAATTTGCATGGAATACTGTGAGAAATCTCTGGTTAGTGTACTGGAGGGCAGAGGATCCGGttattttgaagaaaaacagATCCTGACCATGTTTAGAGATATATGTAATGCGGTCTTTGCTATGCATTGCCAGTCTCCCCCTATAGCCCACAG GGACTTGAAAGCAGAGAATCTTTTGCTAGGTCCTGATGGGCTATGGAAGTTGTGTGATTTTGGTAGTACATCTACCAATCACAAGCGGTTTGAGAAGCCCGAAGAAATGGGAATTGAGGAAGACAATATTAGGAAACACACTACGCCTGCTTACAGAGCCCCCGAG ATGTGGGATCTGTACCGAAGGGAACTGATAAACGAGAAGGTAGACATATGG GCCCTTGGTTGTCTACTGTTTCGCATATGCTACTTCAAGTCTGCATTCGATGGCGAATCGAAGCTACAAATTTTGAATGGGAATTACCGGATTCCAGAATCACCGAAATACAGCTCGTCCATCGTAGACCTTATTCGGGACATGCTACAATCTTCACCAGATGCCAGACCAGATATCACGCAG GTATGGTTCCGTGTTAACAGCCTCTTACCTGACGGGCTACAGAAATCGTTGCCTGATAGATCTCCTGAAATGATGCTACAGAGTACTGATTCGCATGAAG GTATTCCAAGAACTGCGAGCAAGTCTAACCCCGTACCTCGAAGAACTGCACCGCCTCCCCCGACTGCCACAGATGTAAATCGTAATCCATCACCGTCTCATAATCCTGGGATGGCTGGGGCGGGGCCCGGTGGCCCTCTAGGTGCTTTCTGGAACACTCAGCATGCGAAGGATGCTGCCCCAGACGACAAAACTAGACCGAAATATGATGAAGAATTGACTAGCTATGGCTCATCAAGAAACGATAGAACTAGCCCTTCTAAAGCAGTCAACAGAGCGAGGGATGGGTCCTCGAaggattttgaaataaattttttccCTAATAGTTCTGGCCAAAACGATGAGAGTCATACATCTAAAAAGGCAGAGGGCGTGCCAGTTCAGGGCGACAAATTCAACGCTTTTATTGCGGAATTCAGTAGCGCTAAACAAAGTTCTGGGAGTAACAGTAAGAAGTCTGGGAAAGAAGATCTATTAGAGGCTGAGGTTGAAAAGCTGAAGGAACAGCTGACACATACCAACATGGAGAAAGCTGAAATTTCGTCGAAATTTGAAAAACTATCTGCCATATGTAGGTCACAGCGGCAGGAGATACAAGAACTCAAGCAAGCCCTCGCTGCTAAAACTCCATCACCAAATCGAGATACCTTGAGAAACCAATCATCTCCTTCAAATCAAACATTCAGTACCCCACAG AGGGAAAGCATTGAAGGAACTGTCTGGGAACTGCAACAAGGAATGTTGAACCAGAGCTCCTCAAGCCCGGATCCCACGCCATGGCAGGCCTTTGCTGACGATGGTCCTAAACCGCCTCCCAGCAACACTCCACGATCTATGAGAACAAGGAATAACCAGCCACCGAATACACAGGTTTCCGAGGCAAATTCCACTGCCAGCGCTTGGGGATTCGGGACCGATAGTTTTACAGCAGTTCCTTCTGCTACCTCTCAGATGAACGCTTCTTTCAGCGATCGAAACAATTCCCAGCGTTTTGGCGACAAGCGCGTGGACAACAAATCGCCATCCCAACCTGCTGGATGGGCGGGCTTCTAG
- the LOC116017431 gene encoding box C/D snoRNA protein 1, with product MEDQAGEAAQPGKEPQTAAQCEECKLQPWKYKCPGCFRRTCSLPCVKAHKERSGCTGKKPFNDVVPISQFDDNLLLSDYNMLEDVKRVAESARRMRYKLCGYSQFRLPFPLKSLRSAANSRRTKLLFLSGGMSKREKNRTFYNHRKKYISWTIEWKFHSTDVVLMDHGVHENTKLCTLIEKHLEPGPWKHPLKQFCEVPMDSLKLFIRKYHKGQKAPYRQLDINAPLRQQLSNLVILEYPVVHVFLPSHNIEFEVMKESIPRQVKPKEFVNNYSPSHKGVTFKEEEIEDGDSSDPRVSDLIHHANIELEEKGTEEQHLSESVDGIRGDQGATPVLDMCSNAEESRDMDLAFLDSMAFEFDPKLIDSYAAELFAEANPEGNLDFGGSLGDEKYLSGGNWADFSDTLPAEEELEEGEIAS from the exons ATGGAGGACCAAGCAGGAGAAGCAGCTCAGCCTGGAAAGGAACCGCAAACTGCAGCTCAGTGTGAAGAGTGCAAATTGCAGCCATGGAAATACAAGTGTCCGGGATGCTTTCGCCGGACTTGCAGTCTTCCTTGCGTCAAAGCTCACAAGGAGAGGTCCGGTTGCACCGGAAAGAAGCCCTTCAACGACGTCGTTCCTATCTCCCAGTTCGACGATAACCTCCTATTATCAG ATTACAACATGCTAGAAGATGTAAAGAGGGTTGCAGAATCTGCTAGAAGAATGAGATACAAGCTTTGTGGGTATTCTCAGTTCAGGCTTCCTTTCCCTCTCAAAAGTCTTAGAAGTGCGGCCAATAGCCGGAGGACAAAGCTCCTCTTTCTCTCTGGTGGGATGTCAAAGAGGGAGAAAAACCGAACTTTTTACAACCACAG AAAGAAGTATATATCATGGACTATTGAGTGGAAATTCCATTCGACTGATGTTGTATTAATGGACCACGG TGTACATGAAAACACAAAGCTGTGCACTTTGATTGAGAAACATCTAGAACCTGGCCCCTGGAAGCATCCACTGAAGCAATTTTGTGAAGTTCCCATGGATTCTCTTAAACTTTTCATCCGCAAATATCACAAG gGCCAGAAAGCTCCTTATCGTCAGCTGGATATAAATGCCCCATTACGCCAACAACTTTCCAATTTAGTTATTTTAGAATACCCTGTTGTTCACGTCTTTCTTCCATCTCACAACATCGAGTTTGAAGTTATGAAAGAGTCTATTCCTCGTCAAGTAAAGCCTAAGGAATTTGTTAATAATTATAGCCCAAGTCACAAAGGAGTGACATTTAAAGAGGAGGAGATAGAAGATGGTGACTCTTCAGATCCTCGTGTCTCAGACCTCATACACCATGCCAATATAGAACTTGAGGAAAAGGGAACTGAAGAACAACACCTCAGCGAGTCGGTAGATGGCATAAGAGGAGACCAAGGAGCCACACCAGTTTTAGATATGTGTTCTAATGCAGAGGAGTCGAGGGACATGGATTTGGCTTTTCTTGACAGCATGGCTTTTGAGTTCGACCCAAAGTTAATTGATTCATATGCTGCTGAACTTTTTGCAGAAGCTAATCCTGAAGGCAATCTTGATTTTGGGGGTTCATTGGGTGATGAAAAATATCTCAGCGGAGGAAATTGGGCAGATTTCAGCGACACTTTGCCAGCAGAAGAAGAATTAGAGGAAGGAGAAATCGCTTCTTGA
- the LOC116017812 gene encoding O-fucosyltransferase 20-like yields MAVPKSSSGKKKRQSYISVASDIVNSPLQALVLLSPKKQKSPSVSARLRRLLSGLRFWVCFIFLFGFIGTLRLWPSFEPLVPFSPIPCFSLQEKAEVSNGYLGLGGEDKSGFWKQPDGLGYRPCLDFSEEYKEVSAAGVKDRSKYLVVVVAGGLNQQRNQIVDAVVIARILGAALVVPILQVNVIWGDESEFSDIFDLDHFKKVLADDVRIISSLPSTHVMTRPVEEKRTPLHASPEWIRSHYSKRLRRDGVLLLRGLDSRLSKDLPSDLQKLRCKVAFHALRFAPSILELGDKLTERMRSKGPYLALHIRMEKDVWVRTGCLPGLSREYDEMISNERKRRPELLTSRSNMSYHERKLAGLCPLNAFEVSRLLKALGAPRTARIYWAGGIPLGGKEALLPLTTEFPHFYNKEDLALPGELEPFAKKASLMAAIDYIVSEKSDVFMPSHGGNMGHAIQGHRAYAGHKKTITPNKRQMLPHFMNHSLSEPEFNAIILDLHRDSFGQPELRKAGRDVTKYPVHECMCNGTSQHHSSAKKL; encoded by the exons ATGGCTGTGCCGAAGAGCAGCAGCGGCAAGAAGAAGCGGCAGTCCTACATTTCAGTGGCGTCTGACATAGTCAACTCGCCGCTTCAAGCTCTGGTGCTTCTGTCCCCGAAGAAGCAGAAGAGCCCCTCTGTTTCTGCCCGGCTCAGGCGCTTGTTAAGCGGTTTGAGGTTCTGggtttgctttattttcctGTTTGGGTTTATTGGGACGTTGAGATTGTGGCCCAGCTTTGAGCCCTTGGTGCCTTTCTCGCCAATCCCGTGTTTCAGCCTTCAAGAGAAGGCTGAGGTGTCCAATGGGTATTTGGGTTTGGGAGGGGAAGATAAGAGTGGGTTCTGGAAACAACCGGATGGGTTGGGGTATAGGCCGTGTTTGGATTTCAGTGAGGAGTATAAGGAGGTTAGTGCGGCGGGTGTGAAGGATAGGAGTAAGtatttggtggtggtggtggctgGGGGATTGAATCAGCAGAGGAATCAGATTGTGGATGCTGTGGTGATTGCAAGGATTCTTGGGGCTGCCCTTGTTGTTCCCATCTTGCAAGTCAATGTCATTTGGGGTGATGAAAG TGAATTCTCAGATATTTTTGACTTGGATCACTTCAAGAAAGTTTTGGCAGATGATGTTAGAATCATTTCTTCACTTCCATCCACACACGTAATGACAAGGCCAGTGGAGGAGAAGCGTACTCCTCTCCACGCCTCACCTGAATGGATTCGCTCGCATTATTCAAAACGG CTGAGGAGGGATGGTGTTCTGTTACTGCGAGGTTTGGACTCGAGGCTCTCTAAGGATCTTCCTTCTGATCTTCAAAAACTTCGATGCAAG GTGGCTTTTCATGCGTTGAGGTTTGCCCCGTCAATCTTAGAACTCGGGGACAAGCTTACGGAGAGGATGAGGAGCAAAGGGCCATATCTTGCTCTTCACATCAGGATGGAGAAAGATGTGTGGGTGAGAACGGGGTGTCTTCCTGGTTTGAGTCGTGAGTATGATGAGATGATTAGCAACGAGAGAAAGCGGAGACCCGAGCTTTTAACTTCAAGATCAAACATGAGCTACCACGAGAGAAAGCTTGCTGGTCTTTGTCCTTTAAATGCATTTGAGGTTTCTCG GTTGCTTAAAGCTTTGGGGGCTCCAAGGACCGCTAGGATCTATTGGGCAGGAGGAATTCCTTTGGGCGGGAAAGAGGCGTTGTTACCATTGACAACAGAATTCCCTCATTTCTACAACAAGGAAGACCTCGCCTTGCCAGGCGAGCTTGAGCCATTTGCAAAGAAGGCGTCCCTTATGGCTGCTATCGACTACATAGTTTCCGAGAAGAGCGATGTGTTCATGCCATCTCATGGCGGGAACATGGGCCACGCTATTCag GGACATAGGGCATATGCAGGCCACAAAAAGACTATCACACCAAACAAAAGACAGATGCTCCCACACTTCATGAACCATTCCCTCTCTGAACCAGAGTTCAACGCGATCATTTTGGACTTGCACCGAGATTCCTTTGGTCAGCCCGAGCTCAGGAAAGCGGGGAGGGACGTGACAAAGTACCCCGTCCACGAGTGCATGTGCAACGGTACCTCCCAGCACCACTCTTCCGCCAAAAAGTTATAA
- the LOC116014863 gene encoding thioredoxin-like protein Clot, with product MPLKVLDATVATFNGVFEKFKAEAPKNKANFILFLADIDPSTSLSWCPDCVRAEPVIYKKLEASSDDVALLRAYVGDRPTWRTPQHPWRVDPKFNLKGVPTLIRWEDDAVKGRLEDHEAHLEHKIDNLLGGK from the exons ATGCCTCTGAAAGTGTTGGACGCTACCGTAGCAACATTCAATGGAGTGTTTGAGAAGTTCAAAGCCGAAGCCCCCAAAAACAAGGCCAATTTCATCCTCTTCCTGGCTGACATTGATCCTTCCACCTCCCTTAGCTGGTGCCCCG ATTGCGTGAGAGCTGAGCCGGTGATATACAAAAAGCTGGAAGCGTCATCTGATGATGTTGCACTGCTGAGGGCTTATGTTGGAGACAGGCCAACATGGAGGACTCCACAGCACCCCTGGAGGGTGGATCCCAAGTTCAATCTGAAAGGAGTTCCTACTTTAATCCGTTGGGAAGACGATGCAGTTAAAGGTCGACTTGAAGACCATGAAGCCCACCTTGAGCACAAGATTGATAATCTTCTTGGTGGAAAGTAA
- the LOC116014690 gene encoding sister chromatid cohesion 1 protein 3-like has product MLPFAAFRHLCKPNQPPHASFRRVTEEGGLRMSVWCAAHLQHRLRKTDYTRTDILSTVECIMFPEVPIALRMSGHLLLGVVRIYSKQVDYFFQDCNYLELRLKKALLPMTVNLPEGATYDIVTNVNLPEGATQATYNSITLPETFQLDALQSDYDLRAERFVDTHLKPQEEITLEDQVPIGGDQYVAIYIDEDEGRELSTENIASGLQATPMEIDPNSPVGEGTPGGPQQSPPSAPGGLNESAGQEAVAQEFLETEVMRDASHDVGVPSTPMWQDRRDDVLEPDLVLAEQVTKDDQNVSPVVEEMLPSGGRSSPPQRPEHPSASAEVGQGNTSSPLSFGNGSPELAMRPSPPPPPPPPEPEQRRARQRKRKLVIDDALVLSNQVIRAGLNDTSRLKRARKEAPHTSLGIWRSNKRLKKDAMFFEPLITGQCGDLSNMHEQDFVFARAHPSSTDETREEATGAQSPPSLGRDDMEIEHLRENVGPTEGDILQEVLPMPSTLVSSPVTSMRSPSRQEDFTPAPTSLGAQSDQVERTIDSGVLPTPDPAASTGHLHSDIDTPLTIPEEDLRFEATALSDIPEFDNSAGDLSFLEQDESTPTGSQGTPEVGLSGKQRTPEFDALSTRTRAVAQYLKGQSSTTPVSEGQSPASTMPGPGDLSLNAVLEGKSRKICARMFFETLVLKNCGLIDVKQEEPYGDITLKTTSKLWKEQL; this is encoded by the exons ATGCTGCCGTTCGCCGCCTTCCGTCACCTTTGCAAGCCGAACCAGCCACCGCACGCCAGCTTCCGCCG AGTAACAGAGGAAGGAGGATTAAGGATGTCTGTTTGGTGCGCGGCGCATCTACAGCACAGACTCAGGAAGACGGATTACACCAGAACCGATATCCTGTCTACCGTTG AGTGCATCATGTTTCCTGAAGTACCAATTGCACTGCGGATGTCTGGCCATCTTTTGCTTGGTGTTGTTCGAATATATTCAAAACAAGTCGATTACTTTTTTCAAGATTGTAATTACCTAGAGTTGCGGTTAAAAAAGGCGTTATTGCCAATGACTGTCAATCTACCTGAAGGTGCAACTTATGATATCGTAACGAATGTCAATCTACCTGAAGGTGCAACTCAAGCAACTTATAATTCCATCACTTTGCCAGAGACGTTTCAACTCGATGCATTACAATCAGATTATGATTTACGTGCAGAGAG GTTTGTGGATACTCACCTTAAACCACAGGAAGAGATCACGCTGGAAG ATCAAGTTCCCATTGGAGGTGATCAATATGTTGCCATTTATATTGATGAG GATGAGGGGAGGGAGTTATCAACTGAGAATATTGCCTCTGGATTGCAAGCAACACCTATGGAGATAGA CCCTAATTCTCCAGTTGGGGAGGGCACACCTGGTGGTCCTCAACAATCTCCCCCGAGTGCCCCGGGAGGGCTAAATGAAAGCGCGGGTCAAGAGGCTGTTGCTCAAGAGTTTCTGGAAACTGAGGTTATGCGCGATGCTTCACATGATGTTGGTGTTCCTAGTACTCCGATGTGGCAAGACAGGAGGGATGATGTGTTGGAGCCTGACCTTGTTTTGGCGGAGCAGGTGACGAAAGATGATCAAAATGTTTCGCCTGTAGTTGAGGAAATGTTGCCCTCGGGAGGGCGTTCTTCCCCGCCTCAACGCCCCGAGCACCCTTCAGCTTCTGCAGAAGTCGGCCAAGGAAACACCAGTTCACCCCTGTCATTTG GGAACGGGTCACCTGAACTAGCAATGCGCCCATCCCCGCCTCCACCACCTCCCCCTCCTGAGCCTGAGCAGCGACGGGCAAGGCAAAGAAAGAGGAAGCTGGTCATCGATGATGCCTTAGTGTTGTCAAATCA GGTTATTAGGGCTGGACTAAATGACACAAGTCGCTTGAAACGGGCGAGAAAGGAAGCTCCTCACACTTCTTTAGGAATATGGAGATCAAACAAGAGACTAAAAAAGGATGCCATGTTCTTTGAGCCCTTAATAACTGGGCAGTGTGGAGATCTCTCGAATATGCATGAACAAGATTTCGTTTTTGCAAGAGCTCACCCCTCGTCCACAGATGAGACTCGTGAAGAGGCCACCGGTGCACAATCTCCCCCTTCCTTGGGGCGTGATGATATGGAAATCGAACATCTTCGTGAGAATGTAGGCCCTACTGAGGGCGATATTTTGCAGGAAGTCTTGCCTATGCCGAGTACATTGGTTTCCTCTCCGGTCACATCCATGCGTTCTCCGAGCAGGCAAGAAGATTTTACTCCTGCTCCTACCTCATTAGGGGCACAATCAGATCAGGTTGAAAGAACTATTGATTCCGGGGTATTACCTACACCAGACCCTGCTGCATCAACTGGACATCTTCATTCAGATATCGACACCCCTTTGACAATCCCCGAGGAGGATTTACGGTTTGAAGCCACTGCTCTATCTGATATCCCTGAGTTTGACAATTCTGCTGGG GATTTAAGTTTTCTGGAACAAGATGAAAGCACCCCTACTG GCTCTCAGGGAACTCCAGAAGTGGGTTTATCTGGAAAACAAAGAACTCCAGAATTTGATGCATTATCTACCAGAACCAG AGCTGTTGCACAATATCTTAAAGGTCAGTCATCGACAACCCCTGTCTCCGAAGGTCAATCACCAGCAAGTACCATGCCGGGACCTGGAGATCTGAGCTTAAATGCAGTTCTGGAAGGCAAAAGCAGGAAAATATGCGCTAGAATGTTTTTCGAGACTCTT GTTTTGAAGAACTGCGGGCTGATAGATGTAAAGCAAGAAGAACCCTATGGTGATATTACTTTGAAGACAACTTCTAAGCTATGGAAGGAACAACTATGA
- the LOC116014719 gene encoding 30S ribosomal protein 2, chloroplastic, which produces MATISTSLISPNFLKNPKMAVKPHFSKLLSPTLKSEARPLALTLLPPVSQPREYLLRGRRLNSVVEEASVSTQDPSSPSARRLYVGNIPRTVTSDELQKIVEEHGAVEKAEVMYDKYSGRSRRFGFVTMKTAEDANAAIEKLNGTEVGGREIKVNITEKPLQGGEFSFLQVEDSQFIDSPHKVYVGNLAKTVTTESLKSFFAEKGTVVSAKVSRIPGTSKSSGFGFVTFSSEEDVEAAISSFNNSLLEGQKIRVNKA; this is translated from the exons ATGGCGACAATCTCTACCTCTTTGATATCCCCTAATTTCCTTAAGAACCCAAAAATGGCCGTCAAGCCCCACTTCTCAAAGCTCCTTTCTCCCACCCTGAAGTCAGAGGCGCGCCCTCTCGCGCTCACTTTGTTGCCGCCGGTTTCACAGCCCAGGGAGTATTTGTTACGCGGAAGGAGGCTCAATTCCGTCGTCGAAGAGGCGTCCGTCTCCACGCAGGACCCGTCTTCGCCGTCTGCCAGGCGCCTCTACGTCGGGAATATTCCCCGGACCGTCACGAGCGATGAACTCCAAAAAATTGTGGAAGAACACGGCGCCGTAGAGAAGGCAGAG GTTATGTATGATAAGTATTCGGGAAGGAGCCGCCGATTTGGATTTGTTACGATGAAGACAGCTGAGGATGCAAATGCCGCTATTGAAAAGCTTAATGGAACT GAAGTTGGGGGCCGTGAAATAAAAGTGAATATAACTGAAAAGCCATTGCAAGGTGGGGAGTTCTCGTTTCTACAGGTAGAGGATTCACAGTTCATTGACAGTCCTCACAAGGTTTATGTTGGCAATCTTGCAAAGACAGTAACCACTGAGTCACTAAAAAGCTTTTTTGCTGAGAAGGGGACGGTTGTCAGTGCAAAGGTATCCCGAATTCCAGGGACCTCGAAATCCAGTGGGTTTGGGTTTGTCACATTTTCTTCGGAAGAGGATGTAGAAGCTGCTATATCATCTTTTAATAATTCG CTACTTGAAGGGCAGAAGATTCGTGTAAATAAAGCATGA